From Chryseobacterium camelliae:
ATCCTCCGGCCCCAGGAAAGTGTTGACCGTGATGGTAATGCTGTAACGGTAGAAGGTAAAGGAAGGCATGACCCATGTGTCCTGCCACGGGCTGTACCGGTAGTGGAAAGCCTTGCTGCTTTCGTTCTTGCCGATCTGTACCTGATCGATAAAACAAGAAATATCAACCATTATTAAATATTTTTTTAGGTAATGAAAAATTACTGGGACAGCGCCATTACATTTGAAGAGTATGTGGCCATAGGAAAACAGAGGCTGGAGTATCCCGGCAATGAAAAAGACCTGGAATATAAGCCGTATTATGAATTGGGGCTTCAGAGGATTGAAAGGACACTAAAGAAATACATTCCGGACCCGGACCAGATCGCTGAACTTGAAGGCAAGCAGTTTAAAGGAAAGATACTGATTATCTCTGAAGTATGGTGCGGCGATGCCAGCGCCACAGTCCCCGCACTGGTAAAATTCTTTGAAGGCCATAATGAAGTTAAAATTTTCCTCAGGGATTCCGATAAAAGTCTGATCAACCAGTTCCTTACCAATGGTACGGAATCTATCCCGAAAGTGATCATCCTGAATGAAAACGATGAAGTAAAAGCTTCCTGGGGTCCAAGACCGGCTTACGGAAGGGAGCTACTGATGAAGCATAAAGCTGATCCTGAAAACTATCCTAAAGAACATTTTTACAATGACCTGCAGATCTACTATGCTAAGAACAGAGGCAAAGATGCGGTGCAGGAAATTCTGGAACTGCTATGAAAAAAGGAATCATCTATATTGTCATTATACTACTGATTGCGGGTATCGTACTGATAACGGGAGTGAAAAGCTTTCTTCAGGAACAGTTTTTTCCTGTAGCAACAATTGAAAATGCAGTGACCATTCCTGCCGAAGACTATGATATAGAGCTGCAGGGCATCAATGTGCCGGACAGCAATCTTAAGAACTTTAAAGATAAAACGGTTTTCCTCAATTTCTGGGGAACATGGTGTCCGCCATGCCGGAAAGAGTGGCCTACCATCCAGAAGCTATACGAAGGCAGAAAGGACAAGGTAGACTTCGTATTGATTGCGATGAATGATCAGGAAGACGCCGTAAAAAAATTCCTGAAGGAAAACAACTATTCTGTTCCTGTATATATTGCCCAGAGCCCGATCTCTGAAAAGCTGTTGCCAAAGGTTTTCCCTACTACGTACTTACTGGGGAAAAACGGCAGGATACTGATGAAAGAAGATGCTTCAAAAGACTGGAATACAGAGTCTGTACACCGGTTTATAGATACGGTAACCCAATAAGATTTAACTAAATTTTATACTTATTTGGTACAGAATTTGCGAAATTTCTGAATCTAAATCCGTTTTAAACCAAAGACAAAATGAAGTATTCTAAACTGAGCCTTGCTAAGGAGGCTATTAACCATAAAGGATTTGTCAGAAAGATACCTGACATTTTCAGAATGATCAATATGTGGAGAAAAGGACTTTATCCTATCAGATCCATAGACATGATCCTGCCACTGCTGGGATTATTGTATGTGATCTCTCCTATCGATCTTCTTCCGGAGGTAGCAATACCGGTGCTTGGGGTAATGGATGACCTGGCCGTTTTATCACTCACCATCCCTAAGCTCATTAAAGAAGTCGATAAATTTTTGCTGTGGGAAGCTGAGCAGAAATATTCCTCTTCCCCAACCAAGGTCATTGATGCCGAAATTATAAAATAAAGCGACAGACATTATAAAGCCATTCCTTACGGAATGGTTTTTTTGGACACTGACATTGTTTGAATGTTTTTTGTAAGGTGGGATATACCATCACAAACCTTTAGGGCAGATTTCCCTATTCACTTTCAAATCCTTAAATTTGCAACATCTAATAATAAATAATGGAAAGTAAAAAAGATTTCTTTTTAGAATGCTACAAACTCGGTATCATCAAGTTTGGGAGATTCACCCTTAAAAGCGGTATAGAAAGTCCGTTTTATGTGGATTTAAGACCCCTTGCTTCTG
This genomic window contains:
- a CDS encoding thioredoxin family protein codes for the protein MKNYWDSAITFEEYVAIGKQRLEYPGNEKDLEYKPYYELGLQRIERTLKKYIPDPDQIAELEGKQFKGKILIISEVWCGDASATVPALVKFFEGHNEVKIFLRDSDKSLINQFLTNGTESIPKVIILNENDEVKASWGPRPAYGRELLMKHKADPENYPKEHFYNDLQIYYAKNRGKDAVQEILELL
- a CDS encoding YkvA family protein, with product MKYSKLSLAKEAINHKGFVRKIPDIFRMINMWRKGLYPIRSIDMILPLLGLLYVISPIDLLPEVAIPVLGVMDDLAVLSLTIPKLIKEVDKFLLWEAEQKYSSSPTKVIDAEIIK
- a CDS encoding TlpA family protein disulfide reductase, with the protein product MKKGIIYIVIILLIAGIVLITGVKSFLQEQFFPVATIENAVTIPAEDYDIELQGINVPDSNLKNFKDKTVFLNFWGTWCPPCRKEWPTIQKLYEGRKDKVDFVLIAMNDQEDAVKKFLKENNYSVPVYIAQSPISEKLLPKVFPTTYLLGKNGRILMKEDASKDWNTESVHRFIDTVTQ